The following are encoded in a window of Streptomyces griseiscabiei genomic DNA:
- a CDS encoding SpoIIE family protein phosphatase has protein sequence MRSRKVTHGDAPAYALDGAATARAAMDGDGTIVEWNEGASRLLGWPAAEVVGRPAEGLLAPGGVFVPPPPGSRSWSGTLALRHRDGRTVTAWLLAHHRGMKDNDGGGSWLVLCPLDDPGPLVRDDPLAAAVMVQSPCAMAVFDDRLRLRGINDVMADAVGMPEDNLRGLHMSEILGGRQGEKLEQHLREVLALGRRRDVQTFLRAADEDRAHAWSAAIAPVLDDSGVPIGVCVTGHDITEQYLARQRLQLVNEASIRIGTTLDVRRTAQELADVCVPVLADFVSVDLMQSLDHGDEPHEGPLSPPFTLRRAAHQSVTPGCPEAVVEVGRTDVYPATSPQAASLTVGHTIVATDPANTLVDWLAWDPIRSRRVKELGIHTTMSVPIRARGTTLGVAVLTRFKRTDPYTADDELLAEEVTARAAVCIDNARRYSRERETALALQRSLLPQTLPRMPALEAASRYLPAAQAGVGGDWFDVIPLSGMRVAMVVGDVVGHGVQASATMGRLRTAVRTLADVDLAPDELLTHLDDLVVRLSAEAGSEGVTGEVGATCLYAVYDPVTRRCTFARAGHPPPVVLDPDGRPMEVEVPSGQPLGLGGLPFESAELELPEGTVIALYTDGLIETRDRDIDAGQELLAEALSGRKGSLDDICEDVVQSLLPANGAPDDVALLLARTRGLRAERVATWSIPADPAFVARTRQYVLTQMALWGISESAFTAELVVSELVTNSIRHGVPPIQLRLIHDDTTLICEVSDGSGTAPHLRRAKTFDEGGRGLLLVAQLTQRWGSRHTEDGKTIWAELTLSEE, from the coding sequence ATGAGGAGCCGCAAGGTAACGCACGGTGATGCCCCTGCGTATGCCCTGGACGGTGCCGCCACGGCGCGGGCGGCCATGGACGGCGACGGCACGATCGTCGAGTGGAACGAGGGCGCGAGCCGGCTGCTGGGCTGGCCCGCCGCGGAGGTCGTGGGTCGCCCCGCCGAGGGGCTGCTGGCCCCGGGGGGCGTCTTCGTGCCGCCCCCGCCGGGCAGCCGCAGCTGGAGCGGCACGCTCGCGCTGCGTCACCGCGACGGTCGTACGGTGACGGCGTGGCTGCTCGCCCACCACCGCGGGATGAAGGACAACGACGGCGGCGGCAGCTGGCTGGTTCTGTGTCCGCTGGACGATCCCGGCCCGCTGGTGCGGGACGACCCGCTCGCGGCGGCCGTCATGGTCCAGTCGCCGTGCGCGATGGCCGTCTTCGACGACCGGCTGCGGCTGCGCGGCATCAACGACGTGATGGCGGACGCCGTGGGCATGCCCGAGGACAACCTCCGGGGCCTGCACATGTCCGAGATCCTGGGCGGCCGTCAGGGCGAGAAGCTGGAGCAGCATCTGCGCGAGGTGCTCGCCCTGGGCCGGCGCAGGGACGTCCAGACCTTCCTGCGGGCCGCCGACGAGGACCGGGCGCACGCCTGGTCGGCCGCGATCGCCCCGGTCCTGGACGACTCGGGGGTGCCGATCGGGGTCTGTGTCACCGGGCACGACATCACCGAGCAGTACCTCGCGCGGCAGCGGCTGCAGCTGGTGAACGAGGCGAGCATCCGCATCGGCACCACCCTCGACGTCCGGCGCACCGCCCAGGAGCTGGCCGATGTGTGCGTCCCGGTCCTCGCCGACTTCGTCAGCGTCGACCTCATGCAGTCCCTCGACCACGGCGACGAACCGCACGAGGGCCCGCTCTCCCCGCCCTTCACGCTGCGCCGCGCCGCCCACCAGTCGGTCACCCCCGGCTGCCCCGAGGCGGTCGTCGAGGTGGGCCGCACCGACGTCTACCCGGCCACCTCCCCGCAGGCGGCGTCGCTGACGGTCGGGCACACCATCGTGGCCACGGACCCGGCCAACACCCTGGTGGACTGGCTCGCCTGGGACCCGATACGCAGCCGTCGGGTGAAGGAGCTGGGCATCCACACCACGATGTCGGTGCCGATCCGGGCGCGCGGCACCACGCTCGGGGTGGCCGTCCTGACCCGTTTCAAGCGCACCGACCCGTACACCGCCGACGACGAGCTGCTCGCGGAGGAGGTGACGGCCCGCGCCGCCGTCTGTATCGACAACGCCCGCCGCTACTCCCGCGAACGCGAGACCGCCCTCGCCCTGCAGCGCAGCCTCCTCCCGCAGACCCTCCCCCGGATGCCCGCCCTGGAGGCGGCCTCCCGCTATCTCCCGGCGGCACAGGCCGGGGTCGGCGGCGACTGGTTCGACGTGATCCCGCTCTCCGGGATGCGGGTCGCCATGGTCGTCGGCGACGTCGTCGGGCACGGTGTCCAGGCCTCCGCCACCATGGGCCGGCTGCGGACCGCCGTCCGTACCCTCGCCGACGTGGATCTCGCCCCCGACGAACTGCTCACCCACCTCGACGACCTCGTCGTACGGCTGTCGGCGGAGGCCGGCAGCGAGGGCGTGACCGGCGAGGTGGGCGCCACCTGTCTGTACGCCGTCTACGACCCGGTGACCCGCCGCTGCACCTTCGCCCGGGCCGGGCATCCGCCGCCGGTGGTGCTGGACCCGGACGGACGGCCCATGGAGGTCGAAGTCCCGTCGGGACAGCCCCTGGGCCTCGGCGGACTGCCCTTCGAGTCCGCCGAACTCGAACTGCCCGAGGGCACGGTGATCGCCCTCTACACCGACGGGCTGATCGAGACCCGGGACCGTGACATCGACGCCGGTCAGGAACTGCTGGCCGAGGCGCTGTCCGGCCGCAAGGGCTCACTGGACGACATCTGCGAGGACGTCGTCCAGTCCCTGCTGCCGGCGAACGGCGCCCCCGACGACGTGGCGCTGCTGCTGGCCCGCACCCGGGGTCTCAGGGCGGAGCGGGTCGCGACCTGGTCGATCCCCGCCGACCCGGCGTTCGTGGCCCGGACCCGGCAGTACGTGCTGACGCAGATGGCGCTCTGGGGCATCAGCGAGTCGGCGTTCACGGCGGAGCTGGTGGTGAGCGAGCTGGTCACCAACTCGATCCGGCACGGCGTCCCGCCGATCCAGCTGCGGCTGATCCACGACGACACCACCCTGATCTGCGAAGTGTCCGACGGCAGCGGCACCGCCCCGCATCTGCGCCGCGCCAAGACCTTCGACGAGGGCGGTCGCGGACTGCTGCTGGTGGCCCAGCTGACCCAGCGGTGGGGCAGCCGGCACACCGAGGACGGCAAGACGATCTGGGCGGAGCTGACTCTCTCCGAGGAGTGA
- a CDS encoding glycoside hydrolase family 2 TIM barrel-domain containing protein: MTVTRRSLLVAGTSAPLVGALAGTAAGAPRAHASSTGRTLPLRDGWRFALVDPGGITDPTGEYAGAADPGYDDSAWRRVAVPHDWSIELAPTTQHGTTSGTGFFPGGLGWYRTTFTLPPALAGKRISVEFDGVYMDSHVHCNGTEVGRHPYGYTGFAFDLTDLLHTDGTTANVIAVKVQNRLPSSRWYSGSGIYREARLVVTDPVHVARWGTRVTTPDITEERALVRVETSVVNASGTGADVEIVSRITDARGRTVARTSATVAVADTATGTQELTVREPRLWDFADPHRYTLTTELRVGGRTTDTHRTPFGIRTFRFDPDEGFHLNGTYHKIKGVDLHHDLGALGAAVSADAIRRQMTIMKSMGVNAFRTSHNPPSPEMIEVCEDLGIVMTVEAFDCWKSPKTRYDYGRFFDEWADRDVTEMVLAARNSPAVLMWSIGNEVSEFTSTAGLAMADRLIAAVKASDDTRPVVIGSHRHRSVPAPGTPGDLILAKLDGLGLNYNTAKSVDALHARYPHLFLFESESSSETSTRGVYQEPERLNTGENHTPGKRGVSSYDNNLASWTMSGEYGHKKDRDRKWFAGQFLWSGIDYIGEPTPYDVFPVKASFFGAVDTAGFPKDMYHLFRSQWTDRPMVHLLPMTWNHTEGDTVEVWAYSNVDTVELFLDGRSLGTRRFDEKKTVDGRPYLETTEATGDDKTFTDGPYPGSYTSPDGSAGKLHLTWKVPYAPGELKAVARRNGKAVATDVLRTAGRPHAVRLTADRGSVAADGRSLAFVTAEIVDARGVVVPDAEHLITFDVRGGSLAGLDNGREESAERYQASTRTAFGGRALAIVRAGTEPGSVKVTARVEGLRAGKARVRATWARDRSSVPAAEFAPEHPAAVALPHADAGYSGRPDTLPAAMLDGDPATGWSNAFLKAATALLPAFGGARAEDWVSVDWGRPGTVDRVEVSFTVDAGHTLPAAVAVEVWDGRRYVPVVGAKTDWATASDAPTAITFAPVRGSRVRLTLTSRHPGEARGAVRISRLDVLAV, encoded by the coding sequence ATGACCGTCACCCGCAGATCCTTACTCGTCGCGGGCACCTCCGCCCCGCTGGTGGGAGCGCTGGCGGGCACCGCGGCCGGCGCGCCCCGGGCCCACGCCTCGTCCACCGGCCGGACCCTCCCCCTCCGGGACGGCTGGCGCTTCGCCCTCGTCGACCCGGGCGGCATCACCGACCCGACCGGCGAGTACGCCGGCGCCGCCGACCCCGGATACGACGACTCCGCCTGGCGGCGGGTCGCCGTCCCCCACGACTGGTCCATCGAACTGGCGCCCACCACCCAGCACGGCACCACCAGCGGCACCGGCTTCTTCCCCGGCGGCCTCGGCTGGTACCGCACCACCTTCACCCTGCCGCCCGCCCTCGCCGGCAAGCGGATCTCCGTCGAGTTCGACGGCGTCTACATGGACTCCCACGTCCACTGCAACGGCACCGAGGTCGGCCGCCACCCCTACGGCTACACCGGCTTCGCCTTCGACCTCACCGATCTGCTGCACACCGACGGCACCACCGCGAACGTCATCGCCGTCAAGGTCCAGAACCGCCTGCCCAGCAGCCGCTGGTACTCCGGCAGCGGCATCTACCGCGAGGCCCGCCTCGTCGTCACCGACCCGGTGCACGTGGCCCGCTGGGGCACCCGGGTCACCACGCCCGACATCACCGAGGAGCGGGCCCTGGTCCGTGTGGAGACCTCCGTCGTGAACGCCTCCGGGACCGGGGCGGACGTCGAGATCGTCTCGCGGATCACCGACGCCCGGGGCCGCACGGTCGCCCGTACGTCCGCCACGGTCGCCGTCGCCGACACGGCCACCGGGACCCAGGAACTGACCGTCCGCGAACCGAGGCTGTGGGACTTCGCGGACCCGCACCGCTACACCCTCACCACCGAACTGCGCGTCGGCGGCAGAACCACCGACACCCACCGCACCCCCTTCGGCATCCGCACCTTCCGCTTCGACCCCGACGAGGGCTTCCACCTCAACGGCACCTATCACAAGATCAAGGGCGTCGACCTCCACCACGACCTGGGCGCGCTCGGCGCCGCCGTCAGCGCCGACGCGATCCGCCGGCAGATGACGATCATGAAGTCGATGGGCGTCAACGCCTTCCGCACCTCCCACAACCCGCCCTCCCCGGAGATGATCGAGGTCTGCGAGGACCTGGGCATCGTGATGACGGTCGAGGCCTTCGACTGCTGGAAGAGCCCCAAGACCCGCTACGACTACGGCCGTTTCTTCGACGAGTGGGCCGACCGCGACGTCACCGAGATGGTGCTCGCCGCCCGCAACTCGCCCGCTGTCCTCATGTGGTCGATCGGCAACGAGGTCTCGGAGTTCACCTCCACCGCCGGCCTCGCCATGGCGGACCGTCTGATCGCCGCCGTGAAGGCCTCCGACGACACCCGCCCCGTCGTCATCGGCTCCCACCGCCACCGCAGCGTCCCCGCCCCCGGCACCCCCGGCGACCTGATCCTCGCCAAACTCGACGGCCTCGGCCTCAACTACAACACCGCCAAGTCGGTGGACGCCCTGCACGCCCGCTACCCGCACCTGTTCCTCTTCGAGTCCGAGTCGTCCTCGGAGACCTCCACCCGAGGCGTCTACCAGGAGCCCGAGCGCCTCAACACCGGCGAGAACCACACCCCCGGGAAACGAGGCGTCTCCTCCTACGACAACAACCTCGCCTCCTGGACCATGAGCGGCGAGTACGGCCACAAGAAGGACCGCGACCGGAAGTGGTTCGCCGGGCAGTTCCTGTGGTCCGGCATCGACTACATCGGCGAGCCCACGCCGTACGACGTCTTCCCGGTGAAGGCGTCCTTCTTCGGCGCGGTCGACACGGCGGGCTTCCCGAAGGACATGTACCACCTCTTCCGGAGCCAGTGGACCGACCGGCCCATGGTCCATCTGCTGCCGATGACCTGGAACCACACCGAGGGCGACACGGTCGAGGTGTGGGCGTACTCCAATGTCGACACCGTGGAGCTGTTCCTCGACGGAAGGTCCCTCGGGACACGGCGGTTCGACGAGAAGAAGACCGTCGACGGACGCCCCTACCTGGAGACCACCGAGGCCACCGGCGACGACAAGACCTTCACCGACGGCCCGTACCCCGGCAGCTACACCAGCCCCGACGGAAGCGCGGGCAAGCTCCACCTCACCTGGAAAGTGCCCTACGCGCCCGGCGAGTTGAAGGCGGTGGCACGGCGGAACGGCAAGGCCGTCGCCACCGACGTCCTGCGCACCGCGGGCAGGCCGCACGCCGTGCGTCTGACCGCCGACCGCGGGTCCGTGGCCGCGGACGGGCGGTCGCTCGCCTTCGTCACCGCCGAGATCGTCGACGCCCGGGGCGTGGTGGTGCCCGACGCCGAGCATCTGATCACCTTCGACGTACGGGGCGGCTCCCTCGCCGGGCTCGACAACGGCCGGGAGGAGAGCGCCGAGCGCTACCAGGCCAGCACCCGCACCGCCTTCGGCGGCAGGGCGCTCGCGATCGTCCGGGCCGGGACCGAGCCCGGGTCGGTGAAGGTGACGGCGCGGGTGGAGGGTCTGCGGGCCGGGAAGGCGAGGGTCCGGGCCACATGGGCGCGCGACAGGTCGTCCGTACCCGCCGCCGAGTTCGCGCCCGAGCACCCGGCCGCCGTCGCCCTCCCGCACGCCGACGCCGGTTACTCCGGCCGCCCCGACACCCTCCCCGCCGCCATGCTGGACGGCGATCCCGCCACCGGCTGGTCCAACGCCTTCCTCAAGGCGGCCACCGCCCTGCTGCCGGCGTTCGGCGGGGCCCGGGCCGAGGACTGGGTGTCGGTCGACTGGGGGAGGCCCGGGACGGTCGACCGGGTCGAGGTCTCCTTCACCGTCGACGCCGGGCACACCCTGCCCGCGGCGGTCGCGGTCGAGGTGTGGGACGGCAGACGGTACGTCCCGGTCGTGGGGGCGAAGACCGACTGGGCCACCGCCTCGGACGCCCCGACGGCGATCACCTTCGCCCCGGTGCGCGGCAGCCGGGTCCGGCTCACCCTGACCAGCCGCCATCCGGGCGAGGCGCGCGGCGCGGTGCGGATCAGCAGGCTGGACGTGCTCGCGGTCTGA
- a CDS encoding glycoside hydrolase family 9 protein, with protein MKRRRTTLLALTALLAAALTALPTGPAQAEEVEQVRNGTFDTTTAPWWTTGNVTAGLTDDRLCAEIPGGTANRWDAAVGQNDITLVKGESYRFKFSASGTPQGNVLRAIVGLSVAPYDTYFEVSPQLNVSGDSYSYTFTSPVDTAQGQVGFQVGGNANPFTFCMDDISLLGGVPPEVYEPDTGPRVRVNQVAYLPAGPKNATLVTDATAKLPWQLKNATGAVVAHGRSTPHGLDASSGQNVHSIDFGAYRKRGTGFTLVADGETSRPFDIDAGAYERLRLDSLKYYYTQRSGTPISDDLRPGYGRAAGHVDVAPNQGDGNVPCQPGVCDYRLDVTGGWYDAGDHGKYVVNGGISTWEVLSTYERARYARTGKSGKLGDGSLDIPESGNRIPDLLDEVRWELDFLLKMQVPQGRPLAGMAHHKIHDEQWTGLPLMPAADPQKRELHPPSTAATLNLAATAAQAARLYRPYDRAFAAKALTAARTAWKAALDHPAMYASESDGIGGGTYADNNVTDEFYWAAAQLYLTTGEKAFQDHILASPVHTADIFGPVGFDWARTAAAGRLDLATVPSKLPGRDKVRKSVIKGADRYLATLKAHPYGMPYAPDNNLYDWGSNHQILNNAVVIATAYDIGGASKYREGALQSMDYLFGRNALNISYVTGYGEVDARNQHSRWYAHQLDPSQPNPPTGTLAGGPNSSIQDPYAQSKLQGCVGQFCYIDDIQSWSTNEHTINWNAALVRMASFVADQS; from the coding sequence GTGAAACGACGCAGAACCACCCTGCTCGCCCTGACGGCCCTCCTCGCGGCGGCGCTCACCGCGCTGCCCACCGGACCGGCCCAGGCCGAGGAGGTCGAACAGGTCAGGAACGGCACCTTCGACACCACCACCGCCCCCTGGTGGACGACCGGCAACGTCACCGCCGGCCTCACCGACGACCGCCTCTGCGCCGAGATCCCCGGCGGCACCGCCAACCGCTGGGACGCCGCCGTCGGCCAGAACGACATCACCCTCGTCAAGGGCGAGTCGTACCGGTTCAAGTTCTCCGCCTCCGGCACGCCCCAGGGCAACGTCCTGCGCGCGATCGTCGGCCTGTCGGTGGCCCCGTACGACACCTACTTCGAGGTGAGCCCGCAGCTGAACGTCTCGGGCGACTCGTACTCCTACACCTTCACCTCGCCCGTCGACACCGCGCAGGGCCAGGTCGGCTTCCAGGTGGGCGGCAACGCGAACCCGTTCACCTTCTGCATGGACGACATCTCGCTGCTCGGCGGGGTGCCGCCGGAGGTGTACGAACCCGACACCGGGCCCCGGGTACGGGTCAACCAGGTCGCTTATCTGCCCGCCGGACCGAAGAACGCCACCCTGGTCACCGACGCCACGGCGAAACTGCCCTGGCAGCTGAAGAACGCGACGGGCGCCGTGGTCGCCCACGGACGGTCCACCCCGCACGGGCTGGACGCCTCCTCCGGACAGAACGTCCACTCCATCGACTTCGGCGCCTACCGCAAACGCGGCACCGGCTTCACCCTGGTCGCCGACGGCGAGACCAGCCGCCCCTTCGACATCGACGCCGGTGCCTACGAACGCCTGCGCCTCGACTCGCTGAAGTACTACTACACCCAGCGCAGCGGCACCCCGATCAGCGACGACCTGCGCCCCGGTTACGGCCGCGCCGCCGGCCATGTCGACGTGGCGCCCAACCAGGGCGACGGGAACGTGCCCTGCCAGCCCGGTGTCTGCGACTACCGCCTCGACGTCACCGGCGGCTGGTACGACGCCGGCGACCACGGCAAGTACGTCGTCAACGGCGGGATCTCCACCTGGGAGGTGCTGAGCACCTACGAACGCGCCCGGTACGCCCGCACCGGGAAGTCCGGGAAGCTCGGCGACGGCTCGCTGGACATCCCGGAGAGCGGCAACAGGATCCCCGACCTGCTGGACGAGGTCCGCTGGGAGCTGGACTTCCTGCTGAAGATGCAGGTGCCGCAGGGCAGGCCCCTCGCGGGCATGGCCCACCACAAGATCCACGACGAGCAGTGGACGGGCCTGCCCCTGATGCCCGCCGCCGACCCGCAGAAGCGCGAACTCCACCCGCCGAGCACCGCCGCCACGCTGAACCTGGCGGCCACCGCCGCCCAGGCGGCCCGCCTCTACCGCCCCTACGACCGGGCGTTCGCCGCGAAGGCCCTCACCGCGGCCCGCACGGCGTGGAAGGCGGCCCTGGACCACCCCGCGATGTACGCCTCCGAGAGCGACGGCATCGGCGGTGGCACCTACGCCGACAACAACGTCACCGACGAGTTCTACTGGGCTGCGGCGCAGCTGTACCTCACCACCGGTGAGAAGGCGTTCCAGGACCACATCCTCGCCTCGCCCGTGCACACCGCCGACATCTTCGGCCCCGTCGGCTTCGACTGGGCCCGCACGGCCGCCGCGGGCCGCCTCGACCTCGCGACCGTCCCCAGCAAGCTGCCCGGCCGTGACAAGGTCCGCAAGTCCGTGATCAAGGGCGCCGACCGCTATCTCGCCACCCTGAAGGCCCACCCGTACGGCATGCCGTACGCCCCCGACAACAACCTCTACGACTGGGGCTCCAACCACCAGATCCTCAACAACGCGGTCGTCATCGCCACCGCGTACGACATCGGCGGGGCGAGCAAGTACCGCGAGGGCGCGCTGCAGAGCATGGACTACCTCTTCGGCCGCAACGCCCTCAACATCTCCTACGTCACCGGATACGGCGAGGTCGACGCCCGCAACCAGCACAGCCGCTGGTACGCCCACCAGCTCGACCCGTCCCAGCCCAACCCGCCCACCGGCACCCTCGCGGGCGGCCCCAACTCCTCCATCCAGGACCCCTACGCCCAGAGCAAACTCCAGGGTTGCGTCGGTCAGTTCTGCTACATCGACGACATCCAGTCCTGGTCGACCAACGAACACACGATCAACTGGAACGCGGCGCTGGTGCGTATGGCGTCGTTCGTGGCCGACCAGAGCTAG
- a CDS encoding toxin Doc produces MASVIHIDVPWLLQRHEEVMPEQPTINDFSALVAAVARHRVDPPRLGVDSDPAWRAAALLHTLAVLKPLPAANARFACATAVAYMFVSGVGIDPPYGALVDLARDLLSGATDVYGAADRLRSWQI; encoded by the coding sequence ATGGCATCCGTCATCCACATCGACGTGCCCTGGCTGCTCCAGCGGCATGAAGAGGTCATGCCCGAGCAGCCCACCATCAACGACTTCTCCGCGCTCGTGGCGGCCGTGGCCCGGCATCGCGTCGACCCGCCGCGCCTGGGCGTCGACTCCGACCCGGCCTGGCGGGCCGCCGCGCTGCTGCACACCCTCGCCGTGCTGAAACCGCTGCCGGCCGCCAACGCCCGTTTCGCCTGCGCGACGGCCGTGGCGTACATGTTCGTCAGCGGTGTCGGCATCGACCCGCCCTACGGGGCCCTCGTGGATCTCGCGCGCGACCTGCTCTCCGGGGCGACGGACGTCTACGGGGCGGCGGACCGGCTGCGCTCCTGGCAGATCTGA
- a CDS encoding RICIN domain-containing protein — translation MHTPHPPRPTYPPAPGPVPGESDETLAARLRGWPEGGTGDPVALLMARHWQPAYDYAVICLATQSQVASMVTATAFHRVLDGLMRGESGVALRPRLLVAARDTVKEWSAEGGVSGVLPDLRKPAGGRGMRAAKSMTPENRKLVERSFQALPAVAQCLLWHTEVEAETITIPTGLLGLDADSATAILEQARDKFREGCVRAHRELAPSKDCRFYNRLLDVPIRRGGALLPDVQQHLLECRYCRYAAEQLSHFEGGLGGVIAEAVLGWGARRYLDSRPGRMPQKGSSRRPGSGGRHRVLSQIPAQRRRIISGVRNPRALITVGVSSGALLAAVLGAAFLSDDGTGADPTASTNAPGGVATAPDTGNNTTTDTASPTPPASADRPTAPQRTRLRNQAADLCVDIQGGKAVKGASTELAVCDSGWTQKWSYEEDGLLRSVANPELCLDSQVDAGVVVLGTCADEDSKRGDDVRYDFTVQGELLPRWGEGLAMAPVAREPDADIVVKVRDNSTTQRWLTDGVTASPESLSVSGSEAPTPETERVSRKPEPEADGASPAPGPEKSRSPQPGASPEAEAEQGGSILSVGDEKEDAPASAEQPVLPLTSLDVPGLLTGLGL, via the coding sequence GTGCACACCCCCCACCCTCCTCGTCCCACATATCCGCCCGCTCCCGGCCCGGTGCCCGGAGAGTCCGACGAGACTCTCGCCGCCCGGCTGAGGGGCTGGCCGGAAGGCGGCACCGGCGACCCGGTCGCCCTGCTGATGGCACGCCACTGGCAGCCCGCGTACGACTACGCGGTCATCTGTCTCGCCACCCAGTCCCAGGTGGCCTCGATGGTGACCGCGACCGCCTTCCACCGGGTGCTCGACGGGCTGATGCGGGGCGAGTCGGGCGTCGCCCTGCGGCCCCGGCTGCTGGTGGCCGCGCGCGACACCGTCAAGGAGTGGTCCGCGGAAGGCGGCGTCTCCGGTGTGCTGCCCGACCTGAGGAAGCCCGCCGGCGGTCGCGGTATGCGGGCGGCGAAGTCCATGACGCCCGAAAACCGCAAGCTCGTCGAGCGCTCTTTCCAGGCCCTCCCGGCGGTCGCCCAGTGCCTGCTGTGGCACACCGAAGTAGAAGCCGAAACGATAACCATACCCACCGGTCTGCTGGGCCTGGACGCCGACAGCGCGACGGCCATCCTGGAGCAGGCACGCGACAAATTCCGTGAGGGCTGCGTCCGCGCCCATCGGGAACTCGCGCCGTCCAAGGATTGCCGCTTCTACAACCGCCTGCTGGACGTACCGATTCGTCGCGGCGGCGCCCTGCTGCCCGATGTCCAGCAGCATCTGCTGGAGTGCCGCTACTGCCGTTACGCCGCCGAGCAACTCAGCCATTTCGAGGGCGGACTGGGCGGAGTCATCGCCGAGGCGGTACTCGGCTGGGGCGCCCGGCGCTATCTCGACTCCCGGCCCGGCCGGATGCCGCAGAAGGGGAGTTCGAGACGCCCGGGGAGCGGCGGCCGGCACCGTGTGCTCTCCCAGATCCCCGCACAGCGCCGCCGGATCATCTCCGGAGTGCGCAACCCCCGCGCCCTGATCACCGTCGGCGTCTCCTCGGGAGCCCTGCTCGCGGCCGTCCTCGGCGCCGCGTTCCTCTCCGACGACGGCACCGGCGCCGACCCCACGGCCTCCACCAACGCCCCCGGGGGCGTCGCCACAGCGCCGGACACCGGCAACAACACCACCACCGACACCGCTTCGCCGACCCCGCCCGCCTCGGCCGACCGGCCCACGGCACCCCAGCGGACCCGGCTGCGCAACCAGGCCGCCGACCTGTGCGTCGACATCCAGGGCGGCAAGGCCGTCAAGGGCGCCTCGACCGAACTCGCGGTGTGCGACTCCGGCTGGACCCAGAAGTGGTCCTACGAGGAGGACGGCCTGCTCCGCAGTGTCGCCAACCCCGAACTGTGCCTGGACTCCCAGGTCGACGCCGGAGTCGTCGTCCTCGGCACGTGCGCCGACGAGGACTCCAAGCGCGGTGACGACGTGCGCTACGACTTCACCGTGCAGGGCGAGTTGCTGCCCCGGTGGGGCGAGGGGCTCGCCATGGCCCCCGTCGCCCGGGAGCCCGACGCGGACATCGTCGTCAAGGTCCGGGACAACTCCACCACCCAGCGCTGGCTCACCGACGGCGTGACCGCCAGTCCCGAGTCGCTCTCCGTCTCCGGCTCCGAGGCGCCGACGCCGGAGACCGAGCGGGTGTCCCGGAAGCCGGAGCCGGAGGCCGACGGTGCCTCTCCGGCCCCCGGTCCGGAGAAGTCCCGGTCCCCGCAGCCGGGCGCGTCTCCCGAGGCGGAGGCCGAGCAGGGGGGTTCGATCCTGTCCGTGGGCGACGAGAAGGAGGATGCGCCCGCCTCCGCCGAGCAGCCGGTGCTGCCGCTGACGTCCCTCGACGTTCCGGGTCTGCTGACGGGGCTGGGCCTGTAG